From the genome of Thiohalorhabdus sp. Cl-TMA, one region includes:
- a CDS encoding UDP-2,3-diacylglucosamine diphosphatase, translating to MDNAPHPGKPHYRTIWISDVHLGFKGCQAEFLLDFLQSTTCDQLFLVGDIIDFWKMKSGIHWPQSHNDVVREVLGKAKRDTQVTLVPGNHDELLRDFDETELGNVHIRRQAVHTTDDGRRLLIMHGDEFDSVVQCSKLVALLGAHVYDTLIRLNRYVNWVRRKFGFPYWSLANYLKHKVKNAVNYISNFEHAIAHEARKQGADGLVCGHIHRAEITPINGVLYCNCGDWVESCTALVEGDGGDLQILHWGDEKQALKSSVDVLPETSGEPVTRVA from the coding sequence ATGGACAACGCGCCGCATCCGGGCAAACCACACTACCGCACCATCTGGATTTCCGACGTGCACCTGGGATTCAAGGGCTGTCAGGCGGAATTCCTGTTGGATTTCCTACAATCCACCACCTGCGACCAACTGTTCCTGGTAGGGGACATAATCGACTTCTGGAAGATGAAAAGCGGCATTCATTGGCCGCAGAGCCACAACGACGTGGTCCGGGAAGTTCTGGGGAAGGCCAAGCGTGACACCCAGGTCACCCTGGTCCCGGGCAACCACGACGAACTGCTACGGGACTTCGACGAGACCGAGCTCGGCAACGTCCACATCCGCCGCCAGGCGGTCCACACCACCGACGACGGCCGACGCCTGCTCATCATGCACGGCGACGAGTTCGACAGCGTGGTTCAGTGTAGCAAGCTCGTGGCCCTTCTGGGCGCCCACGTCTACGACACCCTGATACGGCTCAACCGCTACGTGAACTGGGTGCGCCGCAAATTCGGATTCCCCTACTGGTCCCTGGCCAACTATCTGAAGCACAAAGTGAAAAACGCGGTTAACTACATCTCCAACTTCGAGCACGCCATCGCGCACGAGGCGCGCAAGCAGGGCGCGGACGGCCTCGTCTGCGGCCACATCCACCGCGCCGAGATCACCCCCATCAACGGGGTGCTCTACTGTAACTGCGGAGACTGGGTAGAGAGCTGCACTGCCCTGGTGGAGGGGGACGGAGGAGACCTACAGATCCTGCACTGGGGGGACGAGAAGCAGGCCCTGAAATCCTCGGTGGACGTGCTGCCCGAAACCTCCGGGGAGCCGGTAACCCGGGTCGCCTGA
- a CDS encoding SpoVR family protein yields MSNAELAEFTPKLEGLAQDQGLDFYPVDFEVVPPSFMMEVAVYGLPVRMPHWSFGVRYIYQYIQHRMGGSRIFEVVFPGNPNRAYLVNNNSLPENTLVTAHVLGHADFSKNNELFARMQSQVGYHIVEQAAERAHRIDEAINEHGQKRVEAALDAALALEQNIDINFPINRAEFPERMERRRREDPHEHGEFQGRFSDLPGEQEELDTEGGSGSVRAPIPPRPEYDLLWFIAHYAPDLEGWEQDIFLSVREESFYFYPVFACQIMNEGWASYWHARLLREAEFLPQQLYLDAIKAHSDVVRPYAGDKSVSLSINPYHVGFQMWEKIIEEHGLDTALRLRAEEDDFSFVRNWLDENLAEELHLFSYKTRRGRGGEEQYVIQDRDIHALREAILHPKFNYGAPRVYVSEMGTDGSLMLQHDHQTDGKGLDVDRAQKVLEYIQRVWRRPVRLSTLDGKGKEQILERS; encoded by the coding sequence ATGAGTAACGCCGAACTCGCAGAATTCACGCCAAAACTGGAAGGGCTGGCCCAGGATCAGGGGCTGGATTTCTACCCGGTTGACTTCGAGGTGGTGCCGCCGTCCTTCATGATGGAGGTGGCGGTGTACGGCCTGCCCGTGCGCATGCCGCACTGGTCCTTCGGGGTGCGCTACATCTATCAGTACATCCAGCACCGCATGGGTGGCTCCCGAATCTTCGAGGTGGTGTTCCCCGGCAATCCCAACCGGGCGTATCTGGTGAACAACAACTCCCTGCCGGAGAATACCCTGGTTACGGCCCACGTGCTCGGCCACGCCGACTTCTCCAAGAACAATGAGCTGTTCGCCCGCATGCAGTCCCAGGTGGGCTATCACATCGTGGAGCAGGCCGCGGAACGGGCGCACCGGATCGACGAGGCCATCAACGAGCACGGCCAGAAACGCGTGGAAGCGGCGCTGGATGCGGCGCTGGCCCTGGAACAGAACATCGACATCAATTTCCCCATCAACCGCGCCGAATTCCCCGAGCGCATGGAACGGCGCCGCCGGGAGGATCCGCACGAGCACGGCGAATTCCAGGGCCGCTTCAGTGACCTCCCGGGCGAGCAGGAGGAGCTGGACACGGAGGGCGGCAGCGGCTCCGTCCGGGCTCCCATCCCGCCCCGGCCGGAGTACGACCTGCTCTGGTTCATCGCCCACTACGCCCCCGACCTGGAGGGCTGGGAGCAGGATATCTTCCTCTCCGTTCGGGAGGAGTCCTTCTATTTCTATCCGGTGTTCGCCTGCCAGATCATGAACGAGGGCTGGGCGTCCTACTGGCACGCGCGCCTGCTCCGCGAGGCCGAATTCCTGCCCCAGCAGCTCTATCTCGATGCCATCAAGGCCCATTCCGACGTGGTACGGCCCTATGCCGGGGACAAATCCGTTTCCCTGTCCATCAATCCGTATCACGTGGGCTTTCAGATGTGGGAGAAGATCATCGAGGAGCACGGACTGGATACGGCGCTGCGCCTGCGCGCGGAGGAGGACGACTTCAGCTTCGTCCGCAACTGGCTCGACGAGAACCTCGCCGAGGAGCTGCATCTGTTCTCCTACAAGACCCGTCGCGGCCGGGGCGGCGAGGAGCAGTACGTCATCCAGGACCGCGATATACACGCGCTCCGCGAGGCCATACTGCACCCCAAGTTCAACTACGGCGCGCCCCGGGTGTACGTCTCCGAGATGGGTACCGACGGTAGCCTGATGCTCCAGCACGACCACCAGACCGACGGCAAGGGGCTGGACGTGGACCGCGCCCAGAAGGTGCTGGAGTACATCCAGCGGGTATGGCGCCGGCCGGTCCGGCTCTCCACCCTGGACGGCAAGGGCAAGGAGCAGATCCTGGAACGGAGCTGA
- a CDS encoding DUF444 family protein, protein MSERTEYRYPSRMATENRWYDLFSRGSRDWLRHNEKVRETVKEELPNLISGSDVLSRPSDRTVQVPVRFLEHYRFRLRDEQDEGEAQAGQGDGQPGDVLRRAKPGEGESGSEGGSGGGELRFVLELKVDDIVDWIWEELALPDLQPKTTDALTDEDLIQEGWDKRGPRARLDRRRTVKEAIKRRSVQEEPTPFSNEDLRFRQLARRKRPATNAVVCFLLDVSASMDETRRKLAKSFFFWAMQGLRRQYGDVEAVFIAHTNQAWEFSEEEFFQVSATGGTVASSGFRLALDIFEDRYDPAQYNQYLFYASDGDNFGDDRRSAEALLAEMGAMVNFMGFVETPQNPLEASKSEMGRLFKALAARDYPVGSYTVHEEGDIWDAIRQFFQHQSEEVA, encoded by the coding sequence ATGAGCGAGCGCACCGAATACAGATACCCCTCCCGGATGGCCACGGAGAACCGCTGGTACGACCTGTTCTCGCGCGGCTCCCGGGATTGGCTGCGCCACAACGAAAAGGTGCGGGAAACCGTAAAGGAGGAGCTACCCAATCTGATCTCCGGCTCCGATGTCCTTTCCCGGCCCTCTGACCGAACCGTACAGGTGCCGGTGCGGTTCCTGGAGCATTATCGGTTCCGCCTGCGCGACGAGCAGGACGAGGGAGAGGCCCAGGCGGGGCAGGGGGACGGGCAGCCGGGAGACGTCCTGCGCCGCGCCAAGCCCGGCGAGGGAGAGAGCGGCAGCGAGGGGGGCAGTGGCGGCGGCGAGCTGCGCTTCGTCCTGGAGCTCAAGGTGGACGACATCGTCGACTGGATCTGGGAAGAGCTTGCCCTTCCCGACCTCCAGCCCAAGACCACCGACGCGCTAACCGACGAGGACCTCATACAGGAGGGGTGGGACAAGCGCGGACCGCGCGCCCGGCTGGATCGGCGGCGGACGGTGAAGGAGGCCATCAAGCGGCGCTCCGTGCAGGAGGAGCCCACGCCCTTCTCCAACGAGGACCTGCGCTTCCGGCAGCTCGCTCGGCGCAAACGGCCGGCCACCAACGCCGTGGTGTGCTTCCTGCTCGACGTTTCGGCATCCATGGACGAGACACGGCGCAAGCTGGCCAAATCCTTCTTCTTCTGGGCCATGCAGGGGCTGCGGCGGCAATACGGCGACGTGGAGGCTGTCTTCATCGCCCACACCAACCAGGCCTGGGAGTTCTCGGAGGAGGAGTTCTTCCAGGTGTCCGCCACCGGCGGCACCGTGGCCTCCAGCGGCTTCCGGCTCGCCCTGGACATCTTCGAGGATCGCTACGACCCGGCGCAGTACAATCAGTACCTGTTCTATGCCTCGGACGGCGACAACTTCGGCGACGACCGCCGGAGCGCGGAGGCCCTGCTCGCCGAGATGGGGGCCATGGTCAACTTCATGGGCTTCGTAGAGACGCCCCAGAATCCCCTGGAAGCCTCCAAGTCGGAGATGGGGCGCTTGTTCAAGGCCCTGGCCGCCCGAGATTATCCGGTGGGCAGCTATACCGTTCACGAGGAGGGCGATATTTGGGATGCCATCCGCCAGTTCTTCCAGCATCAGTCGGAAGAGGTGGCCTGA
- a CDS encoding PrkA family serine protein kinase, giving the protein MAGNGGKQESEKQNRFLDSLVSFTQEHKARHWEGSLAEFLQDVLPTDPVGITRTSHQYMWDMIQWYGSEISDEGDHVTRYNLFANDLFGVDEALERVANYFKAASEGSEVGRRLLLLLGPPSGGKSSLVILLKRGLEEYSHTDDGALYAIKGCPVHESPLHLVPQTKRAEFRETYGVEINGDICPYCRTRLEEEFDGDFMKMPVERIFINEAGRSGVGTYAPHDPTTADIADLVGSVDLSKVAEYGDEGDPRAWSWSGAVYAASRGMLEMIEILKVKREFLYLLLTLTQEKNVKVSRFPLIYLDETIVAHTNLAEFRKFLQEKENEALLDRMVIVQVPYTLRYHDEARIYEKLISSTPTFQEVHLDPHALNVAATFAVLTRLHPSEREDLDLSKKVRLYAGEDVEGTSQTEVDRIKAEHPEEGLEGVSPRFVVNALAGAISRSEKKSLTSMDVLLALKDTIESDARMDSKQKKNWVDFLVTVRKDFYNRWVKEDVHKALFVSFEDEAQELLDKYLDEVEAVLDNRKVTDPITGEDREPDERFLRSVEEKISISDSGKQSFRQEVVRKAMGAYKRGEKFTLDSHARLHDAIEQYLFEERRDVLRLVTSSARPDEEAQQKISAVEDRLVAEYGYNAHSAREALNYVTTLLSQE; this is encoded by the coding sequence ATGGCAGGTAACGGCGGTAAGCAGGAATCCGAAAAGCAGAACCGCTTTCTGGACTCCCTGGTGAGCTTTACCCAGGAGCATAAGGCGCGCCACTGGGAAGGTTCCCTTGCGGAGTTCCTCCAGGACGTGCTGCCCACGGACCCGGTGGGCATTACCCGTACCAGCCACCAGTACATGTGGGACATGATCCAGTGGTACGGCTCCGAAATTTCCGACGAGGGGGATCACGTCACCCGCTATAACCTGTTTGCCAACGACCTGTTCGGCGTGGATGAGGCGCTGGAGCGGGTCGCCAACTATTTCAAGGCCGCGAGCGAAGGCTCGGAGGTGGGACGCCGGCTGCTGCTTCTGCTGGGTCCGCCCTCCGGTGGTAAATCCTCCCTGGTGATCCTGCTGAAGCGCGGCCTGGAGGAGTACAGTCATACCGACGACGGCGCCCTGTATGCCATCAAGGGCTGCCCCGTCCATGAATCACCCCTGCATCTGGTGCCGCAGACCAAGCGCGCCGAGTTCCGCGAGACCTACGGCGTGGAGATCAACGGCGACATCTGCCCCTATTGCCGCACCCGGCTCGAGGAAGAGTTCGACGGCGATTTCATGAAGATGCCCGTGGAGCGGATCTTCATCAACGAGGCGGGCAGGAGCGGAGTGGGCACCTACGCACCTCACGATCCCACCACCGCCGATATCGCCGACCTGGTGGGCTCGGTGGACCTCTCCAAGGTGGCCGAGTACGGCGACGAGGGCGATCCGCGCGCCTGGTCCTGGTCGGGCGCGGTGTACGCCGCTAGCCGCGGCATGCTGGAAATGATCGAGATCCTGAAGGTGAAGCGGGAGTTCCTCTATCTCCTGCTGACCCTGACGCAGGAAAAGAACGTCAAGGTCTCCCGATTCCCGCTCATCTACCTGGACGAGACCATCGTCGCCCACACTAACCTGGCGGAGTTCCGCAAGTTCCTGCAGGAGAAGGAGAACGAGGCACTCCTCGACCGCATGGTGATCGTGCAGGTGCCCTATACCCTGCGGTATCACGACGAGGCCCGGATCTACGAGAAGCTGATCTCCTCGACGCCGACCTTCCAGGAGGTGCACCTGGACCCCCATGCCCTGAACGTGGCGGCCACTTTCGCCGTGCTCACCCGCCTGCATCCCTCGGAGCGGGAGGACCTGGACCTGTCCAAGAAGGTGCGGCTCTATGCCGGCGAGGATGTGGAAGGCACCTCCCAGACCGAGGTGGACCGCATCAAGGCCGAGCACCCCGAGGAGGGGCTGGAAGGAGTAAGCCCGCGCTTCGTGGTCAATGCCCTGGCCGGGGCCATCTCCCGCTCGGAGAAGAAGAGCCTCACCTCCATGGATGTGCTGCTGGCGCTCAAGGACACCATCGAGTCCGATGCGCGGATGGACTCCAAGCAGAAGAAGAACTGGGTGGACTTCCTGGTCACGGTGCGCAAGGACTTCTACAACCGGTGGGTCAAGGAGGACGTCCACAAGGCGCTGTTCGTCTCCTTCGAGGATGAGGCCCAGGAGCTGCTCGACAAGTACCTCGACGAGGTGGAGGCGGTGCTCGACAACCGCAAGGTGACCGATCCCATAACCGGGGAGGACCGGGAGCCGGACGAGCGCTTCCTGCGCTCGGTGGAGGAGAAGATATCCATCTCCGATTCGGGCAAGCAGTCCTTCCGCCAGGAGGTGGTGCGCAAGGCCATGGGTGCCTACAAGCGCGGCGAGAAGTTCACCCTCGACAGCCACGCCCGGCTGCACGACGCCATCGAGCAGTACCTGTTCGAGGAGCGGCGGGACGTGCTGCGGCTGGTCACCTCCAGCGCCCGGCCCGACGAGGAGGCGCAGCAGAAGATCTCAGCGGTGGAAGACCGGCTGGTGGCCGAGTACGGCTACAACGCCCATTCCGCCCGCGAGGCCCTCAATTACGTCACCACCCTGCTCTCGCAGGAGTGA
- a CDS encoding bifunctional sulfate adenylyltransferase/adenylylsulfate kinase, with amino-acid sequence MDHLIEPHGGTLCDLRVSEDRAEALKAASLDYPSLTLSDRQLCDLELLVNGGFSPLTGFLGEEDYQGVVERCRLADGTVWPMPITLDVTEETAAGLEVGAPVALRDAEGFMLAVLHVEEAYRPDRAREAEAVFGTTDRHHPGVAYLLDHSGPVYLGGRVEGVQLPLHYDFTELRLTPAEVRAEFARRGWRRVVAFQTRNPMHRAHQELTLRAASEQEAGLLIHPVVGMTKPGDIDHYTRVRCYQALAEHYPDKMMTLSLLPLAMRMGGPREALWHALIRKNYGCTHFIVGRDHAGPGKNGDGEDFYGPYDAQALVAEYAHELGIRMVPFQEMAYVEERAEYLPVDEIPSDATVKKISGTEVRRRLREGLDIPEWFSYPNVVAELRRSHPPKHKQGLTIFFTGLSGSGKSTVANVLLARFRELGGRPVTLLDGDIVRQNLSSELGFSRDHRNLNVRRIGFVASEITKNGGIAICAPIAPYRGVREENRQLIEGYGGFVEVHVKTPLEVCEARDRKGLYAKARAGQITEFTGIDDPYEAPVDPEVAIDTTDLTPMEAAQEVLFHLENEGYLR; translated from the coding sequence ATGGACCATCTGATTGAGCCCCACGGGGGGACGTTGTGCGACCTGCGGGTGAGCGAGGATCGGGCGGAGGCACTGAAGGCGGCCTCCCTCGACTACCCGTCGCTGACCTTGAGCGACCGGCAGCTGTGCGACCTGGAGCTGCTGGTCAACGGCGGCTTCTCGCCGCTCACCGGCTTCCTCGGCGAGGAGGACTACCAGGGGGTGGTGGAGCGCTGCCGGCTGGCGGACGGCACCGTGTGGCCCATGCCGATCACCCTGGACGTGACCGAGGAGACCGCGGCGGGGCTGGAAGTGGGGGCGCCGGTGGCGCTGCGCGACGCCGAGGGCTTCATGCTCGCCGTGCTGCATGTCGAGGAGGCCTACCGCCCGGACCGGGCGCGCGAGGCGGAGGCGGTGTTCGGCACCACCGACCGCCACCACCCCGGCGTGGCCTACCTGCTCGACCACAGCGGGCCCGTCTACCTGGGCGGCCGGGTGGAGGGGGTGCAGCTGCCGCTGCACTACGACTTCACCGAGCTGCGGCTGACCCCCGCCGAGGTGCGCGCCGAGTTCGCCCGGCGCGGCTGGCGGCGAGTGGTGGCCTTCCAGACCCGCAACCCCATGCACCGCGCCCACCAGGAGCTCACCCTGCGGGCGGCGAGCGAGCAGGAAGCGGGGCTGCTCATCCACCCCGTGGTGGGCATGACCAAGCCCGGCGACATCGACCACTACACCCGGGTGCGCTGCTACCAGGCGCTGGCGGAGCACTACCCCGACAAGATGATGACCCTCTCCCTGCTGCCGCTCGCCATGCGCATGGGCGGCCCGCGGGAAGCCCTGTGGCACGCCCTGATCCGCAAGAACTACGGCTGCACCCACTTCATCGTCGGCCGCGACCACGCCGGCCCCGGCAAGAACGGCGACGGCGAGGACTTCTACGGCCCCTACGACGCCCAGGCGCTGGTGGCCGAGTACGCCCACGAGCTCGGCATCCGCATGGTGCCCTTCCAGGAGATGGCCTACGTCGAGGAGCGCGCCGAGTACCTGCCCGTCGACGAGATCCCGAGTGACGCCACCGTCAAGAAGATCTCCGGCACCGAAGTGCGGCGGCGCCTGCGCGAAGGCCTCGACATCCCCGAGTGGTTCTCCTACCCCAACGTAGTGGCCGAGCTGCGGCGCAGCCATCCGCCCAAGCACAAGCAGGGCCTGACCATCTTCTTCACCGGCCTGTCCGGCTCCGGCAAATCCACCGTGGCCAACGTCCTGCTGGCGCGCTTCCGGGAGCTCGGCGGGCGCCCCGTGACCCTGCTCGACGGCGACATCGTGCGCCAGAACCTGTCCAGCGAGCTGGGCTTCTCGCGGGACCACCGCAACCTCAACGTGCGGCGCATCGGCTTCGTCGCCAGCGAGATCACCAAGAACGGCGGCATCGCCATCTGCGCGCCGATCGCCCCCTACCGGGGCGTGCGCGAGGAGAACCGCCAGCTGATCGAAGGCTACGGCGGCTTCGTGGAAGTGCACGTCAAAACGCCCTTGGAGGTGTGCGAAGCGCGCGACCGCAAGGGGCTGTACGCCAAGGCGCGGGCCGGGCAGATCACCGAGTTCACCGGCATCGACGACCCGTACGAGGCGCCCGTCGATCCGGAAGTGGCCATCGACACCACCGACCTGACCCCCATGGAGGCCGCCCAGGAGGTGCTGTTCCATCTGGAAAATGAGGGGTACCTGCGCTAG
- the galU gene encoding UTP--glucose-1-phosphate uridylyltransferase GalU produces MRTIRKAVFPVAGMGTRFLPATKAMAKEMLPVVDKPLIQYAVEEAVAAGIDQVVFVTGRGKRSIEDHFDHQNGLETLLLDQGKEELARVYREVSDMADVTYVRQKQPLGLGHAVWCARHVVGDEPFAVLLPDDLIDAEPGAIAQMKAAYEASGGASQVAVEPVEPQAVKSYGVVDTDAQEGASYPVRGLVEKPEPAVAPSNLGVIGRYILSPTVFEPLSRARRGAGGEIQLTDALQALITDYGEALHAFPFQGVRFDCGSKAGYLKAQMEFGLRHQEFGEELTTYLRNRLKELESRAVSGVE; encoded by the coding sequence ATGCGGACCATCCGCAAGGCCGTATTCCCGGTCGCCGGCATGGGCACCAGGTTTCTGCCCGCCACCAAGGCCATGGCCAAGGAGATGCTGCCGGTAGTGGACAAACCGCTCATCCAGTATGCCGTGGAGGAAGCGGTGGCGGCCGGTATTGATCAGGTGGTGTTCGTAACCGGCCGCGGCAAGCGGTCCATCGAGGACCACTTCGACCATCAGAACGGCCTGGAAACCCTGCTGCTCGACCAGGGCAAGGAAGAGCTCGCCCGGGTATACCGGGAGGTATCGGATATGGCCGATGTCACCTACGTGCGCCAGAAGCAGCCCCTTGGGCTGGGACATGCGGTCTGGTGCGCTCGGCACGTGGTGGGGGACGAGCCGTTCGCGGTGCTGCTCCCGGATGATCTGATCGATGCGGAGCCGGGCGCCATCGCGCAGATGAAAGCGGCCTACGAGGCCAGCGGCGGGGCGAGCCAGGTGGCCGTGGAGCCCGTGGAGCCCCAGGCGGTCAAGTCCTATGGGGTTGTGGACACCGACGCGCAGGAGGGGGCAAGCTATCCGGTCCGCGGGCTCGTGGAGAAGCCGGAGCCGGCGGTGGCCCCGTCCAACCTCGGGGTGATCGGCCGTTATATCCTAAGCCCCACGGTATTCGAGCCCTTGAGCCGGGCCCGGCGCGGTGCCGGCGGCGAGATACAGCTCACCGATGCCCTCCAGGCCCTGATCACGGATTACGGGGAGGCCCTGCACGCCTTTCCCTTTCAGGGGGTGCGCTTCGACTGTGGTTCCAAGGCCGGCTATCTCAAGGCGCAGATGGAGTTTGGGCTGCGGCATCAGGAATTCGGAGAAGAATTGACCACATATCTCCGGAACCGCCTCAAGGAATTGGAGAGCAGGGCGGTTTCCGGGGTAGAGTAG
- a CDS encoding c-type cytochrome gives MPRLLPATTCLILVTAALLSGSIAAAERTGLSGEAIYKTKCLLCHPDSPGMEDGPGYKARPGAVPLWTLYEEKGGWRDSQIGLGRWSDARMDQWLRYPKGMKPGTSMIEVPLDQAERRAVIRYIKQLGRKYGDQET, from the coding sequence ATGCCCCGCCTGCTCCCGGCAACCACCTGTCTGATCCTGGTGACCGCGGCCTTGCTGTCCGGCTCGATAGCCGCTGCGGAACGGACAGGCCTATCCGGGGAAGCCATTTACAAAACCAAATGCCTGCTCTGCCACCCCGACTCGCCCGGCATGGAGGACGGGCCCGGGTACAAGGCGCGTCCCGGGGCGGTACCCTTGTGGACCCTCTACGAGGAGAAAGGGGGCTGGCGGGATTCCCAGATCGGCCTGGGCCGGTGGAGCGATGCGCGCATGGACCAATGGCTCCGCTATCCCAAGGGGATGAAGCCGGGAACCTCCATGATCGAGGTACCGCTGGACCAGGCCGAACGCCGCGCTGTGATCCGGTATATCAAGCAGCTCGGCCGCAAATACGGTGATCAGGAGACGTAA
- a CDS encoding type I 3-dehydroquinate dehydratase, translated as MPRPNLIAALAYPNTDALPADGAARVGPADLVEVRLDAVEGGNEVAVSLCRTIAGWDRPLLLTPRSPGEGGMREWGMGERQAMLLDVWAAVTPVGVDVELRDSPKLLEWTLAHRPHGTEVIASYHNFDQFPGVGWLEVLALEAQAQGADRFKAAVRVDGPAEMADLACWTRERSKHFSLITMAVGEQGSLSRVMNGIFGSWACYAHIEEATAPGQLPVQELGPLLERFYVS; from the coding sequence ATGCCGCGTCCCAACCTGATCGCCGCACTGGCTTACCCGAACACGGACGCGCTGCCTGCGGATGGGGCGGCGCGGGTGGGGCCCGCGGACCTGGTGGAGGTGCGTCTGGACGCGGTGGAAGGCGGAAACGAGGTGGCCGTTTCGCTCTGTCGGACAATCGCGGGATGGGACCGTCCGTTGCTGCTGACTCCGCGCAGTCCCGGCGAGGGGGGAATGCGGGAGTGGGGAATGGGCGAGCGCCAGGCCATGCTTCTGGATGTATGGGCGGCCGTCACGCCGGTCGGGGTGGATGTGGAGCTCCGCGATTCCCCGAAGCTGCTGGAATGGACCCTGGCGCACCGTCCGCATGGGACGGAGGTGATCGCCTCCTACCATAATTTCGATCAATTCCCCGGCGTGGGCTGGCTGGAGGTGCTGGCGCTGGAGGCGCAAGCGCAGGGGGCCGACCGGTTCAAGGCGGCGGTCCGCGTGGATGGGCCGGCGGAGATGGCCGATCTGGCATGCTGGACCCGGGAGCGGAGCAAGCATTTCTCCCTCATCACCATGGCGGTGGGGGAGCAGGGAAGCCTTTCGCGCGTCATGAACGGGATCTTCGGAAGCTGGGCGTGTTACGCCCACATCGAGGAGGCCACCGCCCCGGGACAGCTTCCGGTGCAGGAGCTCGGCCCCCTGCTGGAGCGGTTTTACGTCTCCTGA
- a CDS encoding ComEA family DNA-binding protein — MRQHLVALVLAVATCLPTLGHAAEPVNLNQANSEELIALNGIGEVLAERIIAFREDNDGFDSVAQLAEVDGIGAKTLESMRDKVTVGQ, encoded by the coding sequence ATGCGCCAGCATCTGGTCGCACTCGTACTGGCGGTAGCCACCTGCCTGCCCACTCTGGGCCACGCGGCTGAGCCCGTGAACCTCAACCAGGCTAATTCCGAGGAGCTGATCGCTCTGAACGGGATCGGTGAGGTGCTCGCCGAACGCATCATCGCTTTCCGGGAAGATAATGACGGCTTCGATTCGGTCGCCCAGCTGGCGGAGGTCGACGGCATCGGGGCCAAGACGTTGGAAAGCATGCGAGACAAGGTTACCGTGGGCCAATAA
- the acpS gene encoding holo-ACP synthase gives MIVGLGNDLVAVDRVRRALERNGERLLERLLTTEERRAAEARRDPGLYLASRFAAKEAAAKALGTGIHQGVRFLDLEVCRAPGRPPELFLHGAAAEHGRQLGVVRTHLSLSDERDYALATVVLEGA, from the coding sequence GTGATCGTGGGCCTCGGAAATGACCTGGTGGCCGTTGACCGGGTCCGACGCGCTCTGGAGCGCAACGGGGAACGCCTTCTGGAGCGCCTCCTGACGACGGAAGAGCGCCGTGCCGCCGAGGCACGCCGGGACCCCGGGCTGTACCTGGCCTCCCGCTTCGCCGCCAAGGAGGCCGCGGCGAAAGCCCTGGGGACCGGGATCCATCAGGGGGTGCGCTTCCTGGATCTGGAGGTTTGCCGCGCGCCCGGGCGGCCCCCGGAGCTGTTCCTGCACGGGGCGGCCGCCGAGCACGGGCGCCAGCTGGGCGTCGTCCGGACGCACCTGAGCCTTTCGGACGAAAGGGATTATGCCTTGGCCACGGTGGTTCTCGAGGGGGCCTAG
- the pdxJ gene encoding pyridoxine 5'-phosphate synthase → MIELGVNIDHIATLRQARLTRYPEPIQAALEAERAGADGITAHLREDRRHIQDRDIRYLAETVQTKLNLEMAMTEEMVAVAEQVRPEDCCLVPERRAELTTEGGLDVASEVSAVQWACERLAAAGVRVSLFIDPDIEQLEAAAKAGAPVVELHTGTYANAASREERQRELERIESAVVRAHGLGLRVHAGHGLDYTNVEPVAGLSGVRELNIGHAIVARAVFDGLGPAVREMKRLMREAAGSGGS, encoded by the coding sequence ATGATCGAGCTCGGCGTCAATATCGACCACATAGCCACGCTCCGGCAGGCGCGTCTGACCCGCTACCCGGAGCCCATCCAGGCCGCTCTTGAAGCGGAGCGGGCGGGCGCGGACGGCATCACAGCCCATCTGCGGGAGGACCGCAGGCACATCCAGGACCGGGATATCCGGTATCTGGCGGAGACCGTGCAGACCAAGCTCAACCTCGAGATGGCCATGACGGAGGAGATGGTGGCGGTCGCCGAACAGGTCCGTCCCGAGGACTGTTGCCTCGTGCCGGAACGGCGCGCCGAGCTGACCACCGAGGGCGGCCTCGATGTCGCCTCCGAGGTAAGCGCGGTCCAGTGGGCGTGCGAACGGCTGGCGGCCGCCGGGGTTCGGGTATCCCTGTTCATCGATCCGGACATCGAGCAGCTGGAGGCCGCGGCCAAGGCCGGGGCGCCGGTGGTGGAGCTGCATACCGGTACCTATGCCAACGCTGCCTCCAGGGAGGAGCGTCAGCGGGAGCTCGAGCGCATCGAATCCGCCGTGGTCCGGGCGCACGGTCTCGGTCTGCGCGTCCATGCCGGGCACGGCCTGGACTATACCAATGTGGAGCCGGTGGCTGGGCTGTCCGGGGTCCGGGAGCTGAATATCGGCCATGCGATCGTGGCGCGTGCGGTTTTCGACGGGCTGGGACCGGCGGTGCGTGAAATGAAGCGGCTGATGCGGGAGGCGGCCGGATCCGGTGGTTCCTGA